The Patescibacteria group bacterium genome contains the following window.
AAAGGCATCCCGCATTTTGCTCCCCTCTCCTTACTAAGGAGAGGGCTAGGGTGAGGTAAAGGCGGGACAGGCTCTATTTTCTAACCGAAAAGAATAATCAGGGCGATTACCAGAGAATAAATGCCGGTAGATTCGCAGATAGCCATAGTCACGAACATCAAGGGCGTGATTTTGTCGGCCGCTTCCGGGTTGCGGCCGATAGCTTCCAAGGCCCGACTGGCCACAATCCCTTCGCCGATGCCGGGTCCAATGGCTCCCATGCCCATGGCTATGCCGGCGCCCAAGTACTTAAATGTTTCTGGATCCATATTAAATAAATTTTCAATTCTCAATTTTCAATTCTCAATTATTTTTTAAGATTGAAAATCATAGAATTAATTATTTTATTATTTCCCGCCACATAAATTTTTATATTGCGAGTCCGCCTCTGGCGGATATTAATTTATTGAATTTTATTATTTTTTAAATTGATGCGCTCTCCGTCAGTTCATCCTCTTCTATTTCCGAAGCCATGGTTATAAACACCAAGGTGAGCACGGCGAAAACAAAAGCCTGAACTACGGCCGTCAACAGCCCCAAAAATAAAAAAGGCAGAGGGATGAAAAACGGCGCCAAAAATAGCATTACCGTCCCCAAAACTTCTCCGGCGAAAATATTCCCGAACAAACGGAAAGATAAGGAAATTACTTTGGCCAATTCGCCGATTAAATCCATGAACCCTAAAAAAAACTGCAAAGGATTTTTCAAATTTATGAATTTGCCCAAATAGCCGAAAGGGCCATGAACCATAATAGCCACGATCTGGGTGGTTAAGAAAGTAATTATGGTCATGACAAAAACCATGCTGTAATCCGACATAACGGCCCGAAAAAGCGGGACAAATCCCTCCTGCCTGGCCAACGTTATGGCCGACTGCCCGGGAATAAAAACAGCCAAATTAGCCGCCAAAGTAAAAATAAACATGGTAAAAACCAAGGGAAAAATCCGTTTTGTTTTTTTCTCCGTGCCTGCTATTGATTTC
Protein-coding sequences here:
- the atpE gene encoding ATP synthase F0 subunit C, which produces MDPETFKYLGAGIAMGMGAIGPGIGEGIVASRALEAIGRNPEAADKITPLMFVTMAICESTGIYSLVIALIILFG
- a CDS encoding F0F1 ATP synthase subunit A, which gives rise to MELNIKLAPDILFHFAGFPVSNAFFWSLVLSLFLIIFTLFVRKNLKLVPGKLQNIVELLLESGYSFVKSIAGTEKKTKRIFPLVFTMFIFTLAANLAVFIPGQSAITLARQEGFVPLFRAVMSDYSMVFVMTIITFLTTQIVAIMVHGPFGYLGKFINLKNPLQFFLGFMDLIGELAKVISLSFRLFGNIFAGEVLGTVMLFLAPFFIPLPFLFLGLLTAVVQAFVFAVLTLVFITMASEIEEDELTESASI